One stretch of Oligoflexus sp. DNA includes these proteins:
- a CDS encoding YceD family protein — protein MKLKAEELRSPKTITISGDEPWLHLIYESFGMKAAGPDARRITGALTVTPSTYGLYDVTGEVQFTPNVSCSRCEDMIPWEISRKIKVRYLEQSPVEDEEEEVERDLEPSDMDAYYIDAQGMIDLEVVINDFIQTALPSRLVKTAADGKSCLICHKDVSERTVFQDAVKPEESPFAVLKNLKLPKD, from the coding sequence ATGAAACTGAAGGCTGAAGAGCTAAGAAGCCCGAAAACAATTACGATTTCCGGTGATGAGCCCTGGCTCCACCTGATCTATGAATCGTTTGGAATGAAAGCGGCCGGCCCCGATGCGCGACGCATTACCGGAGCTTTGACTGTGACACCTAGCACCTATGGACTCTACGATGTGACGGGCGAAGTCCAGTTCACGCCAAATGTGTCATGCAGTCGCTGTGAAGACATGATCCCTTGGGAGATCTCGCGGAAGATCAAGGTGCGGTATCTCGAACAGAGCCCGGTGGAAGACGAGGAAGAGGAAGTCGAACGCGACCTCGAACCCTCGGATATGGATGCCTATTACATAGACGCCCAGGGCATGATCGATCTGGAAGTTGTGATCAACGACTTCATTCAGACGGCTTTGCCGTCACGCCTTGTCAAGACGGCAGCGGATGGCAAGTCCTGTCTTATCTGCCATAAAGACGTAAGCGAGCGCACTGTTTTTCAGGATGCGGTGAAGCCCGAGGAAAGCCCTTTTGCCGTGCTCAAGAATTTAAAGTTGCCTAAAGACTGA